From Variovorax sp. J2L1-78, the proteins below share one genomic window:
- a CDS encoding hybrid sensor histidine kinase/response regulator — MTSQIQLDDNRLLELQRFELLVSAIHDYAIYMLDAQGYVVSWNTGAARFKGYAAHEIIGEHFSRFYSPEDQALGIPGRALKTAEAEGTFQAEGWRVRKDGSRFWANVVIDPIYTADRRLLGFAKITRDIGEQRAAEEVLRKREQEFRLLVQGVTDYALYMLDPSGVITSWNAGAQRIKGYAEAEVLGTHFSRFYTPEDQASGLPKRALATALAEGRFEHEGWRVRKDGSRFVAHVVIDPIHDADGKFVGYAKITRDVTERRAAAEALKRSEQALLQSQKMETIGKLTGGVAHDFNNLLQVIAGNLQLLSRDVAGNERAERRVQNAIAGVRRGAKLAGHLLAFGRRQTLEPKVIHLGHFITTMDDVLQRALGEAVQVQTDVAEGLWNTCIDLAQLENALLNLAINARDAMAGEGKLTVEIGNALLDDSYARAHAEVDAGEYVMLAVSDTGSGMSPEVIAHAFDPFYTTKPEGKGTGLGLSMVYGFVKQSGGHVKIYSEPGDGTTVKLYLPRSTESVHLLAPADTRPAVGGTETILVAEDDEQVRATVVETLQELGYQVLVASGAEEALAVVNSGIKIDLLFTDVVMPGPLRSPDLARMARERLPALAVLFTSGYTRNAIVHGGRLDPGVELLSKPYSREDLARRIRHSLARKV, encoded by the coding sequence ATGACTAGCCAAATCCAGCTCGATGACAACAGGCTGTTGGAACTGCAAAGGTTTGAACTGCTGGTTTCGGCAATCCACGATTACGCAATCTACATGCTCGATGCACAAGGCTATGTGGTGAGTTGGAATACGGGAGCAGCCCGCTTCAAGGGGTATGCAGCCCATGAAATCATCGGTGAGCACTTTTCCCGCTTCTATTCACCCGAAGATCAAGCGTTGGGCATTCCGGGTCGGGCCCTGAAGACAGCGGAAGCCGAGGGGACGTTTCAAGCCGAAGGGTGGCGGGTTCGCAAGGATGGTTCGCGTTTCTGGGCGAATGTTGTGATCGATCCCATCTATACGGCCGACCGACGCCTGCTCGGTTTTGCCAAGATTACAAGGGACATCGGCGAGCAGCGCGCTGCCGAAGAGGTGCTCCGCAAGCGGGAACAGGAGTTCCGTCTTCTGGTTCAAGGGGTGACGGACTATGCGCTCTACATGCTCGACCCTTCTGGCGTGATCACCAGCTGGAACGCGGGCGCGCAGCGGATCAAGGGATACGCCGAAGCCGAAGTGCTCGGGACGCATTTCTCGCGTTTCTATACCCCGGAAGATCAGGCGTCCGGCCTGCCGAAACGCGCGCTCGCCACAGCGCTGGCCGAAGGCCGCTTCGAGCACGAGGGCTGGCGGGTTCGCAAGGACGGTTCCCGTTTTGTCGCGCACGTCGTGATCGACCCCATCCACGATGCCGATGGAAAATTCGTCGGCTACGCCAAGATCACTCGCGACGTCACTGAACGGCGAGCAGCCGCGGAGGCTTTGAAACGCTCGGAACAGGCCTTGCTGCAATCGCAGAAGATGGAAACCATCGGCAAACTCACCGGCGGCGTCGCCCATGACTTCAACAATCTGCTGCAGGTCATCGCAGGCAATTTGCAGCTGCTTTCCCGCGACGTCGCGGGCAACGAACGCGCCGAGCGACGTGTTCAGAACGCGATTGCCGGTGTGCGGCGTGGTGCCAAGCTGGCCGGACACCTGCTGGCATTCGGCAGGCGGCAGACGCTGGAGCCCAAGGTCATCCATCTGGGCCACTTCATCACCACGATGGACGATGTGCTGCAACGTGCCCTGGGAGAAGCAGTGCAGGTGCAGACCGACGTTGCAGAGGGCCTGTGGAACACCTGCATCGATCTCGCCCAGCTCGAGAACGCATTGCTGAACCTAGCCATCAACGCGCGCGACGCCATGGCTGGCGAAGGCAAACTCACCGTTGAAATCGGCAACGCCCTGCTGGATGACTCGTATGCGCGCGCGCATGCGGAAGTCGATGCCGGCGAATACGTCATGCTCGCCGTCTCCGATACCGGCAGCGGCATGTCGCCCGAAGTCATCGCGCACGCCTTTGATCCGTTCTACACCACCAAGCCCGAGGGGAAAGGAACGGGTCTGGGCCTCTCGATGGTCTACGGCTTCGTGAAGCAGTCCGGCGGCCACGTGAAGATCTACAGCGAGCCCGGCGACGGGACGACCGTGAAGCTCTACTTGCCGCGATCGACGGAGTCCGTACATCTGCTGGCTCCGGCTGATACGCGGCCCGCCGTCGGCGGAACGGAGACGATCCTGGTGGCGGAGGACGACGAGCAGGTGCGTGCCACGGTTGTGGAAACGCTGCAGGAGTTGGGGTATCAAGTGCTTGTCGCGAGCGGTGCCGAGGAGGCGCTTGCCGTGGTGAACAGCGGCATCAAGATCGATCTCCTGTTCACAGATGTCGTGATGCCCGGCCCTCTGCGGAGCCCGGATCTCGCGCGCATGGCAAGAGAGCGCCTGCCCGCGCTGGCGGTGCTGTTTACCTCGGGGTACACGCGAAACGCGATCGTGCACGGCGGCCGTCTCGACCCTGGCGTGGAACTCCTCAGCAAACCCTATTCGCGGGAGGACCTGGCGCGCAGAATTCGGCACTCCTTGGCGCGCAAGGTCTAG
- a CDS encoding zinc-dependent alcohol dehydrogenase gives MLALNYRGPYRVRASQKPDPVIEHPNDAIVQVLRSCICGSDLHLYHGLVPDTRVGTTFGHEFVGTVVDIGDSVQNLQRGDRVLVPFNVFCGSCYFCQRELYGNCHNTNPQATAVGGIYGYSHTAGGFDGGQAQFVRVPFADVGPTKIPDDLLLEDALMLTDAFPTGYQAAEMGGIREGDTVVVFGAGPVGIFAAKSAWLLGAGRVIVVDHLEYRLDFVRNFAQCETIDFKSVDDMAIHIKKMTDWLGADVCIDCVGCEAAGSALQRLTGVKLKMQAGSATVLHWAINSVRKGGTVSIVGVYGPTFNAVPIGNAVNKGLTLRMNQASVKRHLPRLMEHIRAGHIEPHKVITHRMPLEEVSDAYHLFSSKLDGCIKPVLIPPGVTV, from the coding sequence ATGCTCGCCCTTAACTATCGAGGCCCGTACCGGGTGCGCGCCTCTCAAAAGCCTGATCCCGTGATCGAACACCCGAATGACGCCATTGTTCAGGTGCTGCGTTCCTGCATCTGCGGCTCGGATCTGCATCTGTACCACGGCTTGGTACCGGACACGCGCGTCGGTACGACCTTCGGCCACGAGTTCGTCGGTACGGTGGTGGACATCGGCGATTCCGTGCAGAACCTCCAGCGCGGCGACCGCGTGCTGGTCCCCTTCAACGTTTTTTGCGGTAGCTGCTATTTCTGCCAGCGCGAGCTGTACGGCAACTGTCACAACACCAATCCGCAGGCCACGGCCGTCGGTGGCATCTATGGCTACTCCCACACGGCGGGCGGCTTCGACGGCGGTCAAGCCCAGTTCGTGCGTGTGCCCTTCGCCGATGTGGGGCCGACCAAGATTCCGGACGACCTGCTGCTCGAAGATGCGCTGATGCTCACCGACGCATTTCCGACGGGCTACCAAGCGGCGGAGATGGGCGGCATTCGAGAAGGTGACACCGTCGTCGTCTTCGGCGCCGGACCGGTCGGCATCTTTGCCGCCAAGTCTGCATGGCTCCTCGGTGCCGGCCGGGTGATCGTGGTGGATCATCTGGAATACCGGCTGGACTTCGTGCGCAATTTTGCGCAGTGCGAGACGATCGACTTCAAGTCGGTGGACGACATGGCGATCCACATCAAGAAGATGACCGACTGGCTGGGTGCCGACGTCTGCATCGATTGCGTGGGATGCGAAGCAGCAGGCAGCGCGTTGCAGCGGCTGACCGGTGTGAAACTGAAGATGCAGGCAGGCTCCGCGACGGTGCTGCACTGGGCGATCAACTCGGTGCGAAAGGGCGGTACGGTCTCCATCGTCGGCGTCTACGGACCGACCTTCAACGCGGTGCCGATCGGCAACGCGGTCAACAAGGGCCTGACGCTGCGAATGAACCAGGCCAGCGTCAAGCGGCACCTGCCCCGGCTGATGGAGCACATCCGGGCCGGGCACATCGAACCGCACAAGGTCATCACCCATCGCATGCCACTCGAGGAGGTCTCTGACGCCTACCACCTGTTCTCGAGCAAGCTCGATGGTTGCATCAAGCCGGTGCTGATTCCGCCCGGTGTCACTGTCTGA
- a CDS encoding S8 family peptidase has translation MAEARHGKSLFVILPNLNIWNADNPGGGQAFLRSASRQLHAGTQSPVALSPGKADLDVTLVDEVAPSDTVLVSMGESERVNLLRAHPGLRVVPVGELEPLWLQRFRLAPVLGVSAGLKVVIEVTVTDATTGAGLPGVDVVGLIDRAARIGASNKTNGKGVAKLLFPASAAMLESVEAFVPSGYWPGYAKGVAMSDGAVTLACKPIDLAAQEVRGHFGFEGADTDGQGVKVAVVDTGASKHADLRFKGLNVVKGEGAKNFSDLLGHGTHVAGIIAGRGQPGKGVRGVAPGVELHVYRVFGEGQEKALSFNIAKGIRQAVDDGCDLINLSLGGEADVPDVLREIHRARAMGVLCIAAAGNDYRGAVNYPARYSPVMGVSAFGRKGTWPAGAAQDLEVLKPFGSDKKNFMASFSNIGSEVDLVGPGVGVVSTYPGGYAVMDGTSMACPVTTGALARLLGRNPKILGMDRDQKRSDAIVKLALNTTQPMGFGALFEGAGLLK, from the coding sequence ATGGCAGAAGCAAGACACGGGAAATCACTGTTCGTGATCCTTCCCAATCTGAATATCTGGAACGCCGACAACCCAGGGGGTGGGCAGGCTTTCCTTCGATCGGCCAGCCGACAATTGCACGCCGGTACGCAATCCCCTGTCGCGTTGTCTCCTGGCAAGGCGGACCTGGATGTCACGCTGGTCGATGAAGTCGCGCCGAGCGACACGGTCCTGGTGTCGATGGGCGAGTCCGAACGGGTGAATCTGCTGCGTGCCCACCCGGGGTTGCGCGTCGTGCCGGTTGGCGAACTCGAGCCTTTGTGGCTCCAGCGCTTCAGGCTTGCCCCGGTTCTGGGTGTGTCCGCCGGCCTGAAGGTCGTGATCGAGGTGACGGTCACAGATGCCACAACGGGCGCTGGGTTGCCCGGCGTGGATGTCGTTGGCCTGATCGACCGCGCGGCCCGCATCGGTGCCAGCAACAAGACCAACGGCAAGGGCGTGGCCAAGCTCCTGTTCCCCGCCAGCGCTGCAATGCTGGAGTCCGTGGAGGCTTTTGTGCCCTCGGGGTACTGGCCCGGCTATGCCAAGGGTGTGGCGATGTCCGACGGCGCCGTCACCTTGGCTTGCAAGCCCATCGACCTGGCCGCGCAGGAGGTACGGGGGCACTTTGGCTTCGAAGGGGCGGATACGGACGGGCAGGGCGTCAAGGTGGCCGTGGTCGATACCGGCGCCAGCAAACACGCGGATCTGCGCTTCAAGGGGCTCAATGTCGTCAAGGGCGAGGGTGCCAAGAACTTTTCCGATCTGCTCGGCCACGGCACCCATGTGGCCGGGATCATTGCTGGGCGCGGCCAGCCTGGCAAGGGGGTGCGTGGTGTCGCGCCCGGGGTCGAGCTGCACGTCTACCGTGTGTTCGGCGAAGGACAGGAAAAAGCGCTGTCGTTCAACATCGCCAAGGGCATCCGGCAGGCCGTGGACGACGGCTGCGATCTCATCAACCTGTCGCTGGGCGGTGAAGCCGATGTACCGGACGTGCTCCGGGAAATTCACCGGGCGCGCGCCATGGGGGTGTTGTGCATTGCCGCCGCTGGCAACGACTACCGCGGCGCAGTGAACTACCCGGCGCGTTACAGCCCAGTGATGGGCGTCTCGGCCTTTGGCCGCAAAGGCACCTGGCCGGCAGGCGCGGCGCAGGACCTTGAGGTGCTCAAGCCATTCGGGTCGGACAAGAAGAACTTCATGGCATCGTTCAGCAACATAGGCAGCGAGGTCGACTTGGTGGGACCCGGTGTTGGCGTCGTGTCCACCTATCCTGGCGGCTACGCCGTCATGGATGGGACTTCGATGGCCTGTCCGGTGACGACCGGGGCGCTGGCACGGCTTCTGGGACGCAACCCCAAGATCCTGGGCATGGATCGCGACCAAAAACGCTCGGACGCCATCGTCAAACTGGCGCTCAATACCACGCAGCCGATGGGTTTCGGTGCGCTATTTGAGGGTGCTGGCCTTTTAAAGTAA
- a CDS encoding SDR family oxidoreductase: MTILVTGASGAIGRQVVQQLVDRGAPVRALVRDPSKTHFPSGIEVIQGDLLDVASLRRALTGASTLFLLNGVVPDEFTQALVALNLARDAGIDRIVYLSVIHSDKYLNVPHFAGKFGVERMLEQMGFGATILRPAYFMQNDLTVKDVVTGYGVYPMPIGSKGLAMIDTRDIAEIAALELLRREQAPESLPLSRINLVGPETLTGSDVAGIWSNVLGRPINYGGDDSAGFEKNLLNVMPSWMAYDMRLMSERFLTEGMTPDAGDVERLTTLLGRPLRSYREFASEVSASA, translated from the coding sequence ATGACCATCCTCGTTACCGGCGCCAGCGGCGCCATCGGCCGTCAAGTCGTCCAACAACTCGTCGATCGGGGAGCCCCTGTTCGTGCACTGGTCCGCGATCCCTCGAAAACCCATTTCCCGTCGGGGATCGAGGTCATCCAAGGCGACCTGCTGGACGTGGCGTCGCTCCGGCGCGCCTTGACCGGGGCGTCCACGCTGTTCCTGCTCAATGGCGTTGTTCCCGACGAGTTCACGCAGGCGTTGGTCGCGCTCAACCTGGCGCGTGACGCAGGGATCGATCGGATCGTCTATCTGTCGGTGATCCACAGCGACAAGTACCTGAACGTTCCCCACTTCGCGGGCAAGTTCGGCGTGGAGCGGATGCTCGAGCAGATGGGCTTCGGCGCCACCATCCTGCGGCCCGCGTACTTCATGCAGAACGACCTCACCGTGAAGGATGTCGTGACCGGCTACGGCGTCTATCCGATGCCGATCGGCAGCAAGGGCCTGGCCATGATCGACACGCGTGACATCGCGGAAATCGCGGCCTTGGAGTTGCTTCGCAGAGAACAGGCACCTGAATCACTCCCCCTGAGCCGGATCAATCTGGTTGGCCCCGAGACGCTCACGGGATCCGACGTCGCCGGCATCTGGTCGAACGTGTTGGGTCGCCCGATCAACTACGGCGGCGACGACAGTGCGGGCTTCGAGAAGAACCTGCTGAACGTCATGCCGAGCTGGATGGCGTACGACATGCGCCTCATGAGCGAACGCTTCCTCACCGAGGGCATGACCCCGGACGCAGGTGACGTGGAGCGCCTGACGACGCTGCTGGGCCGCCCGCTGCGCTCGTACCGCGAATTCGCATCTGAAGTCTCGGCATCGGCCTGA
- a CDS encoding LysR family transcriptional regulator: MDLLALADFNLVARHGGFGRAARESGRPKATLSRRVADLERGLDLRLFERGARALKLTEEGRALHERTTVLLTELEETAAAIASGGDAPRGSLRVSAPLLFSQAAMGKLAAQFALRYPEIRLEVTTEDRAVDMVEEGYDLVIRVNPDPDARLVGRIFMRDRLVVVASPHLRRPAGRATVPAVARGKGPGDATASWEYTGPSGKKRIEVEHALRLSSLFMVRDAVRAGVGAARLPLSLVAGDVAAGTLAHWGDVEGPEIALWALYPSRRLLSSRVSTFLDFLKEAFPTGSPEELASFMD, from the coding sequence ATGGACCTGCTTGCCTTGGCTGACTTCAACCTCGTTGCACGGCACGGCGGGTTCGGGCGGGCCGCCCGCGAATCGGGACGACCCAAAGCAACGCTGTCCCGTCGCGTCGCCGACCTGGAGCGTGGGCTCGACCTGCGCTTGTTCGAGCGTGGAGCGCGTGCCCTGAAGCTCACCGAGGAAGGGCGCGCCCTTCACGAGAGGACCACCGTCCTGCTCACCGAACTCGAGGAGACGGCGGCAGCGATCGCTTCCGGCGGAGATGCGCCGCGGGGCAGCTTGCGGGTGAGCGCCCCATTGCTCTTTTCGCAGGCGGCCATGGGAAAGCTCGCGGCCCAGTTCGCCCTGCGGTACCCCGAGATCCGGCTCGAGGTCACCACCGAGGACCGGGCGGTCGACATGGTCGAAGAGGGCTACGACCTGGTCATCCGAGTCAATCCGGATCCGGACGCCCGATTGGTCGGACGGATCTTCATGAGGGATCGACTTGTCGTGGTCGCAAGCCCCCACCTTAGGCGCCCGGCAGGCCGGGCGACGGTTCCCGCCGTGGCACGTGGAAAAGGACCAGGCGACGCAACGGCCTCATGGGAATACACCGGCCCATCCGGCAAGAAGCGCATCGAGGTGGAACATGCGTTGCGCCTGTCCTCGTTGTTCATGGTGCGCGACGCGGTGCGTGCGGGTGTCGGTGCTGCGCGCCTGCCTCTGTCTCTCGTGGCTGGGGATGTGGCCGCGGGAACGCTGGCGCACTGGGGTGATGTCGAGGGGCCAGAAATTGCACTCTGGGCGCTCTACCCGTCTCGCAGGCTTCTGAGCAGCCGCGTTTCCACCTTCCTCGATTTCCTGAAGGAGGCCTTTCCGACCGGGTCGCCCGAGGAGTTGGCGTCGTTCATGGATTGA
- a CDS encoding AtaL-like protein: protein MIYSTATVPVNPEGEVPLTRAQAWAGLVLKARDAREFLPPDLCTKCDVVEEGATHIVREATIAGQDLREIICFEPERKVTFFQATGPREGAIINELFEDASGQLQLRFYGYLGLRGKPPGGAEERAEQALLDSDAGYRGALASTLKRTRALLAQRQL from the coding sequence ATGATTTACTCGACTGCCACGGTTCCGGTCAATCCGGAAGGCGAGGTGCCACTCACGCGCGCCCAGGCATGGGCCGGCCTGGTTCTCAAGGCGCGCGACGCGAGAGAGTTCTTGCCGCCCGACCTTTGCACGAAGTGCGATGTCGTTGAAGAGGGCGCGACGCACATCGTCCGCGAAGCCACCATCGCTGGCCAGGATCTTCGCGAGATCATCTGTTTCGAACCGGAGCGCAAGGTCACTTTCTTCCAAGCCACCGGGCCGCGGGAAGGCGCCATCATCAACGAGCTGTTCGAAGACGCATCCGGCCAGCTTCAACTCCGCTTCTACGGTTACCTCGGGCTTCGTGGCAAGCCCCCCGGCGGCGCAGAAGAGCGAGCGGAGCAGGCCTTGTTGGACAGCGACGCAGGCTACAGGGGTGCTCTGGCATCTACCCTGAAGCGCACTCGCGCGCTGCTCGCTCAACGACAGCTGTGA